A region of Streptomyces sp. NBC_01750 DNA encodes the following proteins:
- a CDS encoding M20/M25/M40 family metallo-hydrolase: MSQSNKAERTKPVSGEDEVVDLCRELIRIDTSNYGDHSGPGERAAAEYVAEKLAEVGLEPQIFESHKGRASTVARIAGEDPSRPALLIHGHTDVVPANADDWTHHPFSGEIADGCVWGRGAVDMKDMDAMTLAVVRDRLRSGRKPPRDIVLAFLADEEAGGTYGARHLVDKHPDLFEGVTEAIGEVGGFSFTVNENLRLYLVETAQKGMHWMRLTVEGTAGHGSMTNNDNAITELCEAVGRLGRHKWPVRMTKTVRSFLDELSDALGTPLDPEDMEATLAKLGGIAKMIGATLRNSAAPTMLGAGYKVNVIPGQATAHVDGRFLPGYEEEFLTDLDRLLGPRVKREDVHGDKALETSFDGDLVDAMQIALKAEDPIARAVPYMLSGGTDAKSFDDLGIRCFGFAPLKLPPELDFAGMFHGVDERVPVDGLKFGVRVLDRFLDQC, encoded by the coding sequence GTGAGCCAGTCGAACAAGGCTGAGAGGACCAAGCCCGTTTCGGGTGAGGACGAGGTCGTCGACCTCTGCCGTGAGCTGATCCGGATCGACACCAGCAACTACGGCGACCACTCGGGCCCGGGGGAGCGGGCCGCCGCCGAGTACGTCGCGGAGAAGCTCGCCGAGGTCGGGCTCGAGCCGCAGATCTTCGAGTCCCACAAGGGCCGCGCCTCCACTGTGGCCCGTATCGCGGGTGAGGACCCGTCGAGGCCCGCGCTGCTCATTCACGGCCACACCGACGTCGTACCGGCCAACGCGGACGACTGGACGCACCACCCCTTCTCCGGCGAGATCGCGGACGGCTGTGTGTGGGGCCGGGGCGCGGTCGACATGAAGGACATGGACGCCATGACCCTGGCGGTCGTACGGGACCGGCTGCGCAGCGGCCGAAAGCCCCCGCGCGACATCGTGCTGGCCTTCCTCGCCGACGAGGAGGCCGGCGGCACGTACGGCGCCCGGCACCTGGTCGACAAGCACCCCGATCTCTTCGAGGGTGTGACAGAGGCGATCGGCGAGGTCGGCGGCTTCTCCTTCACCGTCAACGAGAATCTGCGGCTCTATCTCGTCGAGACGGCGCAGAAGGGCATGCACTGGATGCGGCTCACTGTGGAAGGCACCGCCGGCCACGGGTCGATGACCAACAACGACAACGCCATCACCGAGCTCTGCGAGGCGGTCGGGCGGCTGGGCCGGCACAAGTGGCCGGTCAGGATGACCAAGACCGTACGGTCCTTCCTCGACGAGCTCTCCGACGCGCTCGGCACACCGCTCGACCCCGAGGACATGGAGGCGACGCTCGCCAAGCTCGGCGGCATCGCCAAGATGATCGGCGCCACGCTGCGCAACTCCGCCGCCCCCACCATGCTCGGCGCCGGCTACAAGGTGAACGTGATCCCCGGGCAGGCGACCGCACATGTCGACGGGCGCTTCCTGCCGGGCTACGAGGAGGAGTTCCTGACCGACCTCGACCGGCTGCTCGGCCCAAGGGTCAAGCGCGAGGACGTGCACGGGGACAAGGCGCTCGAGACCAGCTTCGACGGGGATCTCGTCGACGCCATGCAGATCGCGCTCAAGGCCGAGGACCCGATCGCCCGGGCCGTCCCGTACATGCTTTCCGGCGGTACCGACGCCAAGTCCTTCGACGACCTCGGCATCCGCTGCTTCGGCTTCGCGCCGCTCAAGCTGCCGCCGGAGCTGGACTTCGCGGGCATGTTCCACGGGGTCGACGAGCGGGTTCCGGTGGACGGTCTGAAGTTCGGCGTTCGGGTGCTCGACCGATTCCTGGACCAGTGCTGA
- a CDS encoding RluA family pseudouridine synthase, whose protein sequence is MRRRHKAPAAPLPQRDGIDPVRLRLPADPDGAWATVRDHLAARYAGAIGAEAVDAMFREGRVVGTKGPVAADEPYTAGRYLWFHRDFAPEEPVPFEVGIVHRDERLVVADKPHFLATTPRGRHITETALARLRRDLELPELQPAHRLDRLTAGLALFVVRPGDRGAYQTLFRDREVRKEYEAVAPYDPAVALPRTVRSRLVKERGVMAAREEPGEPNSESRIELLEHHAGLGLYRLLPATGRTHQLRVHMNSLGLPLLNDPVYPVVQEAGPDDYSRPLQLLAKALEFTDPVTGEPLRFESGLRLTQWPAARRSR, encoded by the coding sequence GTGAGACGCAGACACAAAGCCCCGGCCGCTCCGCTCCCCCAACGCGACGGGATCGACCCGGTGCGACTGCGGCTGCCCGCCGACCCGGACGGCGCCTGGGCGACGGTGCGCGACCATCTCGCGGCGCGGTACGCCGGCGCCATCGGCGCCGAGGCCGTCGACGCGATGTTCCGTGAGGGACGCGTCGTCGGTACCAAGGGTCCTGTCGCCGCCGACGAGCCCTACACCGCCGGCCGGTACCTCTGGTTCCACCGGGACTTCGCCCCCGAGGAGCCCGTCCCCTTCGAGGTCGGGATCGTCCATCGCGACGAGCGTCTCGTGGTCGCCGACAAACCCCACTTCCTGGCCACCACACCGCGCGGCCGGCACATCACCGAGACGGCGCTCGCCCGGCTGCGGCGCGATCTGGAACTGCCCGAGCTGCAGCCCGCGCACCGTCTCGACCGGCTGACCGCGGGGCTCGCGCTCTTCGTCGTACGGCCCGGGGACCGAGGCGCGTACCAGACCCTGTTCCGGGACCGGGAGGTTCGCAAGGAGTACGAGGCGGTGGCTCCGTACGACCCGGCAGTGGCGCTGCCCCGCACCGTACGCAGCAGGCTCGTGAAGGAGCGCGGGGTGATGGCAGCGCGCGAGGAGCCCGGCGAGCCGAACAGCGAGAGCCGGATCGAGCTGCTCGAGCACCACGCCGGGCTCGGCCTCTACCGGCTGCTGCCGGCCACCGGCCGCACCCATCAGCTGCGGGTCCACATGAACAGCCTGGGGCTTCCGCTGCTGAACGACCCGGTCTATCCGGTCGTCCAGGAGGCGGGGCCCGACGACTACTCCCGGCCTCTTCAACTCCTGGCGAAGGCGCTGGAGTTCACCGATCCGGTGACAGGGGAGCCGCTCCGCTTCGAGAGCGGGCTCCGGCTGACTCAGTGGCCCGCCGCCCGGCGCAGCCGCTGA